In the genome of Actinomycetota bacterium, the window ATGACCGGGGAGGCAGCGCCGATGGGTCACCACACCGACGCCGAAGCGGACCAGCTCGACGCACGTGACCGCGCCATCCTCGATTTCGAGCGGGAGTGGTGGAAGGTCGCTGGCGCCAAGGAGGACGCGATCCGCCAGCGGTTCGACGTCTCCCCGACCCGCTACTACCAGCTCCTCAACCGTCTGATCGACGACGACGCCGCGCTGGCGTACGACCCGATGCTCGTCAAGCGGCTGCGACGGCTCCGGGCGGCCCGGCAGCGTCGGCGGGCCGCCCGCCGTCTCGGCACCGACTCGTCCGCTGACCGGTGAGCAGGCACCTCGAAGACGGCGACCGTAGCTTCGTCGCGTCCGTCGTCCGCCACCTCCTGGCCGGCGTGGCGCTGGTCGCCACGGTGGCGGCGGCGTTCTGGGGAGTCGGGCGGCTGCAGACCACGCCGACCGACGTCGAGGTCGGGACGGGAACCACGGAGGGGCCCACCGTGCAGACGCCCACCGTCACCGCCACCGAGGACGCTCCCACCATCGAGGACACGGCTGCTGTGCAGGATCCGCCCACCGCCGCGTCGCCCACCGTCACCCCGACTGACCCCGCCACGTTGCCTGCGGTCGACCCGTCGCAGGTCACCGTGCAGGTCCTCGACGCTGCCGCGGACGGTGGCAGCCGCGCCGCGCACGCCGTCCGTACCCTCCGCGAGGCCGGGTACAGGGTGGTCGCCGTCAACCGGGCGGTGCGCACCTACGCCCGGACGACGGTGTTCCACACGGCGGATGAGACCGTCGCGGCCGAAGCGGTCGCCGCGGCGCTGCCCAGTCCAGACGAGGTCATCGAGGCGAAGCCCGACAACCTGTCCGACTCCGTCAAGGTCCACGTCGTCGTCGGGACCGACTACCCCGAGCCGTGATCAGGCGGCAACCTGTGGCCGTGGGTTCTCGTCGGCCGGCCGCTGATGTGGCCGGCCGTCGGGTAGCGTCGCGTCGGCGCAAGACGGACGGGACGCGGATGTGACCGACGAGCGCGAGCGCCGGGCCCGGCTGTGGTTCTGGTGGACGTGGACGGTCATCGGGATCGTCGCGCTGCTGTACGTGGCCTGGCAGCTGTTGCAGCGACCGCTGGCGATCGCCGTCCCGCCGCTGGCGCTCGCGGTCGTGATCGTCTACGTCCTCAACCCGGTCGTGCGCAGGCTGGCCGACCGTGGCGTTCCCCGCGTGGCCAGCGCCGCGCTGGCGTACGTGGTCCTGGTCGGCGCGGTGGTCGCCGGGGTTTCGTTCCTCGTCCCGGTGATCGGCGAACAGGTCGCCGCGTTGGGCGACCGCGCTCCGGAGATGGGCCGGTCGTTGCAGGGTGCGATCAACCGCCAGCTGGACACCTTGGGGATCGACTACCGCGTCGAGCTCGGCTCCGAGTCGCTGCAGGCGCAAGAGACGGTCCGTCAGTACCTGCTCGGGCGGACC includes:
- a CDS encoding DUF3263 domain-containing protein; amino-acid sequence: MTGEAAPMGHHTDAEADQLDARDRAILDFEREWWKVAGAKEDAIRQRFDVSPTRYYQLLNRLIDDDAALAYDPMLVKRLRRLRAARQRRRAARRLGTDSSADR
- a CDS encoding LytR C-terminal domain-containing protein, with translation MSRHLEDGDRSFVASVVRHLLAGVALVATVAAAFWGVGRLQTTPTDVEVGTGTTEGPTVQTPTVTATEDAPTIEDTAAVQDPPTAASPTVTPTDPATLPAVDPSQVTVQVLDAAADGGSRAAHAVRTLREAGYRVVAVNRAVRTYARTTVFHTADETVAAEAVAAALPSPDEVIEAKPDNLSDSVKVHVVVGTDYPEP